In Acropora muricata isolate sample 2 chromosome 13, ASM3666990v1, whole genome shotgun sequence, the DNA window CAAAAACCAGCTCACAGAACTTCAAGAGTTGATACCAAAGTATACTCACCTGATTTATCATCCTGTGGCCACAGTTTCATCTCCTCTGGGTGCAGACGAACCCCCAGGTTGGGAGAAAGAAGGACTTGGTCTCCTCAGCAAACATCCAATAACATTAAGCCACATTGTCAATCTTACAGTGGGCAAAACAAACCCTGATAAAAACAAACGAATTCTTCTCTACGCTCAGATTGATATTGATGGAGAAGAACTTGATGTCACTGTTGTACACTTTTCATACAACAAACAGCAGCAGTGTAAGAATGCTGTTGATCTAATAAACAACTTGGCATTCAGAGGGACTCAACGTTCAGTTATACTTGGAGATTTTAATGCATATGCAGACTTTTCATGGCCCGTAGATGGAATTTTGAAAGGATCATTTGACAACGATGGACCTTGTCAAAATACCCAGGGTTCAAGTCAAGGCTTTGGTTTTGTGGATGCTTGGGTAATGGCAAATGGAGATAGAACAGGGTATACCTTCAGTAACATGGTATGTGAGACCATAGTTTCAGCACAGATATACTACCATTTGTCACTTAGTTTTAACAAAAAGTGGCAGCACATCATTGCTGGAACATAGTTGAATGACCAGGGGCCCTTTTGTATATGCATGTGTTAGAGGCCGAACCTGCTAACTAAAATTGCAATATTGTACTTGTGTTCAACTACTGTCAACCACAATCCTTGCACTTTTCTACTTTCTACTCTTCACACAACTCAGTTCCATCAGAATTTAGTCAATAGATGATGAAGTTGGCCAGGATTTCATAAAAATTTTTATgataaaatcaatggaaaaagGCAACGTTTCAACCTTACTTTGGTCTTTGTTAACTAAAAGATAAAAGTGAAAGCATCGAatctaaatatatatatatatgtatgtaagGGGTATAAAAAGAATCAACTATGGAGACAGACAatagaacaaacaaagaagccTTCCCCTTAAATGACTGAGTAGATCTCAGTTCGTGAATACAAGACATTTTGTGAATgaggcaatcaaatttgttcgtgcacttcatTAACACACTAAAATTCTTGGTAAGATTTTTTAgagccaaagaatgtttgtTGCAAAAATGCTCCCCAACTGATGGTTGAGAGTTTCTGCGGTCCTATGTTTTTAATTACTAGGCTTCTTTGCTTGATCTGTTGTCTGTCTACATTCATGATTCTTTTTGTcctttacatacatacatatactcATTGCTTTAACTATTATCTTTCACTTGACAATAACCAAGTATGGTCAAAACACCTTTTTCTGCTgatttttatcataaagatgATAAAGTTGATCACTTTTGAACATGGGAAATGAAATTACACTAGGTTGATTATTTAATGAATAATTACAAGAAGGTGTGCTTAAAACAAGCCTGGAATTATCAATAATTTTCTGTCCTCTTACATGTAGCCAGAACCAGGATTTGTTAGTCGTCCTGACAGGATTCTTCTTTCATCAGTGGGCTTTGAAGTAATTTCTGCAGAGCTTCATGGTGATGGGAAAGTCTACCAACAAAAATACAGTTTCCAAAACAAATGGCAAAGACTGAAAACAACATTTAGGATGGCCAGAGAAAGTGCTCTGGGATCTCGCTTCAAGTATCCATGTTACCAAGACTGTGGACCTCATGGCTCTTGTCGCTGTGGTATCTGTGTTAAAGGAGGAGACCAGAACAACTGTGAACTACCATCCTGCTCCGAGTGTGATCCTGAGCATTATCAAAGTTTTATATTCATTGGCCTTCTATATGCATCAACTGGAGTGTTTCTTTTGTACTCTTTTGCAAAGACGATGATCATGAAATGTGTTCATAGGACCAGACGAACACACCATAGGATCCTATTCCTGTGCCCCAATAGATTACTTATTTTAGCTTTGATTGCTTTACTTATTTCTCTGTACTACATTACAATACAATCCCTTGGAGACACCCTTGAAGCTGTGAATGGGAGACTTACAGAGGAGATGTTCCCTTCAGATCATTTGATGATAGCTGCTAGGCTTCAATTTCTCAGTTAACAACTGTATCAAATAGATCAAGAGTCCCGCATGCACATAAAGTTGAACAAGGCAGAATTAAATGAGCAGAAGTTTCTTTCAATTGCATAGCAAGGAAGGCAGATGTCAGATACTTACTGTATTCTACATAATACAAAGTTGACACACTTTATTTATCAACTTTGCAAACATAATACAGGGATAGCAAACTCATAAGACCTTATCAATAAAGCTTGACAATCATTTATTAATTACAATGATTATTTAATGATTCTGTGCTCTGAAAGGTTGTGGGTGAGTTATTTGTTTAATCAATACCCAAAATGATATTGAGCACAATATTGACaaaatttgatgtttttattGAATGGGTGAGTTTTGTACATGACAAAGTAAAAttgtttcatcaagcaagaAACCACAATGTTACCTACTTTCTGTCTGTAGCAAAGGACTGCTTTGTGAAACAAATTACTGTAAGAAATCCATCAAAGCAAACTGGTCTTGGTAAAAATGAGGTGTCATGAGGAGTTTTTGAAGActtaaaaataacagaaaaacCTTTCCTTAGGAGACTTAAAGTGTATTCCAAGCAGTTTTTCTAGGAATGTTgtgagtaataattattgtcctttTAACTGAGCCATGGCTACTTGCATTAGGATAATCATCAGGTAACAGCATTATATTCAACAGACTTAGATGGATCAGCAGGAAACTTCTTTTGGCAAAATGTCATCAATCGTTTCAGCCCCTGCAATTTGCAAAAAAAGAATGcatcataataataaaattattatttattatgatACTGAATCCAAGCAATGAGCCATCCATTAAGATGTAGAAAAGCCAGTATAGTAGTATGCCAAATAGTATAGCACAGCTTACTTGAATGTATTTTCTCTGTGTCTCATCATTGAGAACATCTGACAAAATTAATACTGAgtcaaagaaaataatgcaataCCATTAAAATAATCAGTACTAGTTATGTTAGGGAGCTTTCACTTTCTTCTCAGTTTTCAATATGTAATCATTAGAATGAACTGAAGAAACTCTTTTCATCACTGTTCCAAAGCATTGAATTGTGATTGCACAAATGTCACAATACTAGTAGTTTCCAAGTGACATTCAGCACAAGGGTAGCACTAAAGAAAAAAGGTAACAAGCATGGCAGTCTCTGTAGGTTAAGCAGCATTCCAAATGAGGCATTTGATTTGCTCTAGAACGATTTGAATTATTGGTTTCAGTACAAAAATTGTACCTTACTGAAGTCTGCCCTATGGCATTATGTTAACTATCAGTTCTGGCTTTAATGAGGTTTAAACTCTGGGAGAGTCTCTTATACTGAATTTGTGACAATTGAATTTGAGCACAGACTAAGGATTGGTGCTCACCCTGTTTCATTGAACTACATGAATACTAAGTATTACTATGGGTCATGAAAAGTGAATTTATAAGGAAAAGGATACGAGCCACATTTTGTGCAAAAATCTTTTCTCGTCCTGTTCGGGCATGAATTCCCACCATGGTTACACCAATTGGCCATGGAGCATTTCCAATTGCCATCTGCAGATATGAATCGTTGGCctaaagaaaaagtgaaaaaaaaattacatttttttcacgACTGTTTGAGATGGCCGATCACTTGCTCTATTTGGTGACAATAATGAATGGCAACAAGTTCTCCTTTTGAAACATGATTTAAGTAAGATATTTATAGAGCTgaacacttgaaaataaattttgtttctcCACCCAACCATGTAGAACAAGAACCAAGTGGCGGAAACAATTACTTGTCAATGATACAATGTAGAAACAGGTAGCTGTAGGTCAGTGCTTAAGATAAAGGGTTATTAAATAATACCAGCAACAAAATTatgaattaattttttacaaATTTGACTAACACTTACTTTTATCTTCTTACCTTAACATACTCTCTTTCAAGGAGACTCATGATTATAGTGGTAAGGGACCCAAGGATATCAGGAGGTGTTTTCtgttaataaaataatttcagaATCCTTTTTTAACCCTTTGGAATTTCTTTTCTCAAGGAATGTTAGCGAGCAAATGCCAGTAAACAAGTGAGACTTAGATAATccagtttagtttagttttattCACAATAATTACTTGTATAAACACAACTTGTAGTtatctgtaataataatattagaagTGTGCCAATTCCATAAAAAATAATAGTTTGGCTGTTTCTGTTTGCAGTACCTTATGCT includes these proteins:
- the LOC136894954 gene encoding uncharacterized protein isoform X2 encodes the protein MFQWETRKQYIAEMINKVNPDVIGFQEVRADAKDHKNQLTELQELIPKYTHLIYHPVATVSSPLGADEPPGWEKEGLGLLSKHPITLSHIVNLTVGKTNPDKNKRILLYAQIDIDGEELDVTVVHFSYNKQQQCKNAVDLINNLAFRGTQRSVILGDFNAYADFSWPVDGILKGSFDNDGPCQNTQGSSQGFGFVDAWVMANGDRTGYTFSNMPEPGFVSRPDRILLSSVGFEVISAELHGDGKVYQQKYSFQNKWQRLKTTFRMARESALGSRFKYPCYQDCGPHGSCRCGICVKGGDQNNCELPSCSECDPEHYQSFIFIGLLYASTGVFLLYSFAKTMIMKCVHRTRRTHHRILFLCPNRLLILALIALLISLYYITIQSLGDTLEAVNGRLTEEMFPSDHLMIAARLQFLS
- the LOC136894954 gene encoding uncharacterized protein isoform X1: MMNTINFTNFVLIVSTLHGVFLADRLVSGKKIITVASYNIWNVMFQWETRKQYIAEMINKVNPDVIGFQEVRADAKDHKNQLTELQELIPKYTHLIYHPVATVSSPLGADEPPGWEKEGLGLLSKHPITLSHIVNLTVGKTNPDKNKRILLYAQIDIDGEELDVTVVHFSYNKQQQCKNAVDLINNLAFRGTQRSVILGDFNAYADFSWPVDGILKGSFDNDGPCQNTQGSSQGFGFVDAWVMANGDRTGYTFSNMPEPGFVSRPDRILLSSVGFEVISAELHGDGKVYQQKYSFQNKWQRLKTTFRMARESALGSRFKYPCYQDCGPHGSCRCGICVKGGDQNNCELPSCSECDPEHYQSFIFIGLLYASTGVFLLYSFAKTMIMKCVHRTRRTHHRILFLCPNRLLILALIALLISLYYITIQSLGDTLEAVNGRLTEEMFPSDHLMIAARLQFLS